In Nocardioides sp. JS614, the sequence CTGATCACCAAGAAGCTGCTCAGCTTCCTGCCGCAGAACAACACCGAGGACCCGCCGATCGTCGACCCCGACGACACCATCGAGCCGGACCTGGAGCTGCCGAAGGTGGTGCCGGTCTCGGACAAGAAGGGGTACGACGTGCGCGAGGTGATCGCGCGGATCGTCGACCGCGCGGACTTCCTCGAGGTGCAGGCGGGCTACGCCCAGAACATCGTGATCGGCTTCGGCCGGATCACCGGGCGCACGGTCGGCATCGTCGCCAACCAGCCCAGCGTGATCTCCGGCGTGCTCGACATCAACGCCTCCGACAAGGGCTCGTGGTTCGTGCGGTTCTGCAACGCGTTCAACATCCCGCTGGTGACCCTGGTCGACGTGCCGGGCTTCCTGCCGGGCGTCGCGCAGGAGCACGGCGGCATCATCCGCCACGGCGCGAAGCTGCTCTACGCCTACTCCGCGGCGACGGTCCCGAAGATCACCGTGGTGCTGCGCAAGGCCTACGGCGGCGCGTACGTCGCGATGTGCTCGAAGGACCTGGGCGCCGACAAGGTGTTCGCCTGGCCGACGGCCGAGATCGCGGTGATGGGCGCCGAGGGCGCGGCCGAGATCGTGTTCCGGCGCGAGATCGCCGACGCCGAGGACCCCGACACCCGGCGCGCGGAGCTGGTCGACGAGTACCGCTCGACGTTCTCCACGCCGTACGTCGCGGCCGGCCGGGGCCTGGTCGACGACATCATCGACCCGTGCTGCACCCGGGCGCACATCTCGCGGGCGCTGGAGATGCTGGCCAGCAAGCGCGAGCTGCGGCCCGCCAAGAAGCACGGGCTGGGCCCGACGTGAGCGGCAGCGACATGCAGGAGCTGCTCGCGGCGGTCCGCGAGCTCACCGAGCGGGTCGCGGCCCTCGAGGCCGAGGTCGCCGCCGTACGGACGCGGCAGGAGCAGGAGATCCCCGAGGAGGTCGTGCTCGCGATCTCCGCCGCGGTGGCGTCGTTCCTGGGCCACCGCGCGAAGGTCAAGCAGGTGCACTACCGGACCGGTCAGGCATGGGCCCAGCAGGGTCGCGTGGCGGTGCAGGGTCACCGGATCATCCATGGTGCCCGGTGACGGGGCCCGGTCAAGGCGAAGGTGAGGACATGCAGCTCAAGGTGACCGTGAACGGCCAGGTCTACGAGGTCGAGGTCGAGGTCGAGGAGGAGCAGCCGCCCACGCT encodes:
- a CDS encoding acyl-CoA carboxylase subunit beta, with protein sequence MEERTSELAERRHKVELGGGESRQQKQHDQGKLTARERIEALIDPGTFQETGMFARHQSTYFGLDKADYPADGVVTGEGAVLGRPIHVASQDFTVAGGSAGEVHSDKVVAMMQASLTTGTPFVFINDSGGARVQEGIGSLAGYGRVFYSNVLLSGVVPQIAIIAGPCAGGAAYSPALTDFIIQTRKAHMFITGPNVIAQVTGEQVSSDALGGADAHMARSGVTHFVADDDEQAVLITKKLLSFLPQNNTEDPPIVDPDDTIEPDLELPKVVPVSDKKGYDVREVIARIVDRADFLEVQAGYAQNIVIGFGRITGRTVGIVANQPSVISGVLDINASDKGSWFVRFCNAFNIPLVTLVDVPGFLPGVAQEHGGIIRHGAKLLYAYSAATVPKITVVLRKAYGGAYVAMCSKDLGADKVFAWPTAEIAVMGAEGAAEIVFRREIADAEDPDTRRAELVDEYRSTFSTPYVAAGRGLVDDIIDPCCTRAHISRALEMLASKRELRPAKKHGLGPT
- a CDS encoding DUF3322 domain-containing protein, with the protein product MSGSDMQELLAAVRELTERVAALEAEVAAVRTRQEQEIPEEVVLAISAAVASFLGHRAKVKQVHYRTGQAWAQQGRVAVQGHRIIHGAR